A section of the Candidatus Eisenbacteria bacterium genome encodes:
- the rimP gene encoding ribosome maturation factor RimP yields the protein MEVREEVRQLAHTLAEEEGYELVDVELLVLGGRRVVRVLLDRPGGVRVSDCAAFSRRLSDCLDMNQTVQGRYSLEVSSPGIDRPLTSLESVARFVGQRAAFTTYEAVEGRRHYEGQILGPEGARAGLRTDDGQEHWFEWSQLKDAHLVVDPWAEAKQRTGERR from the coding sequence GTGGAAGTACGGGAAGAGGTGCGCCAGCTCGCGCATACGCTGGCCGAGGAAGAAGGCTACGAGTTGGTCGACGTCGAGTTGCTGGTGCTGGGAGGGCGGCGCGTGGTTCGAGTGCTGCTCGACCGCCCGGGAGGCGTGCGCGTCTCCGACTGCGCGGCCTTCAGCCGGAGGCTCTCGGATTGTCTCGATATGAACCAGACAGTCCAGGGCCGCTACTCGCTCGAGGTCAGCTCACCCGGCATCGACCGGCCGTTGACGTCGCTGGAGAGCGTCGCCCGATTCGTCGGGCAGCGAGCGGCCTTCACCACCTATGAGGCGGTGGAAGGCCGGAGGCACTACGAAGGTCAGATCCTCGGTCCCGAAGGCGCGCGGGCCGGTCTCAGGACCGACGACGGTCAGGAACACTGGTTCGAGTGGAGCCAGCTGAAGGACGCCCATCTGGTGGTGGATCCGTGGGCGGAAGCGAAGCAACGAACGGGAGAGCGGCGATGA
- the sprA gene encoding cell surface protein SprA, whose product ITLGRTNIIEGSDVVTINGQPLARGRDYNIDYDLGRVTLIRQLGPSDNLNIDYSYAPLFQQAGRTLIGNAFRWEGRDKSFGGAFMYESKGAQDQRPRLGEEPSRVMIGDLNTEWRFKPSWVTRLVDLLPLVRTSTPSELNIQAEVGGSLPNPNTKNEIFIDDMEGVRDAVSLSLGPQRWTLTSIPLRDPGTTQLIDDPALPAFQKNVELHWYSPLNVVHERDLKPTLDDAQGAQNSRQVLALSLPRRPKAYEPPVQPLWAGLTYLLDPNGIDLTRSQFIELWVNDFRDFHNSRGAFPVDRVRGKHVKLHIDLGRVSENQQRAPNIPPNTQLLDSEDRAPYDDQLVVTDEKNEDTGLDNRLSPETALDFPGSLPETLAVAPNEGPDLTTVTSFDPEGDDFAQPNTNYTDWAPRKWRYTNGTEGNKNIRPLPDSESLEGGRTLDTKQDYYEYTIDLGDSLHRYLVTEVYRPGASYRDGDPIPIDNGWRRYRIPIGDSLRTTFGAPDLRLSKHVRLWLEDVTEVDPPELPDDSEGKHDGRPFLVIGGIEIVGSRWVASDLDTKTREGGTTMTLNSVNSVDNADVYVPPFDPGETRSGNQEVTRREQSMAMEFTELAFPDTLEAYKTFSLDEDYSRYGKLDFYAAGFEIDGPGGYDPVGDALDYFVRFASDEKGTSYYEYRSRMPPSSSPQRIQWRRVTLNLTDLSNLKLNPDFPTTGEILYRAPGKQPGEEYVIKGRPSFTRLRRISFGVINNSGKRFQTGQLWLDELRGADIAKDPGRAQRVNVNGRFANLMTYNLAWNGRDENFQQVGETRGIGSSNNQLSFQTGFELHRFFESTRILLPINYSFNSSGSKPRYTAGDDVVRTGPLAEASDTYSESRTYSASYSRAWSDRINPLVKLTLAGLSGNISHARTDSRNPVTTDDSRSTQAQVNYSVAPRQMLKVPLPLTKASFFPLPERFYWNYSMQEAQGISFQRLPDSNGVRIPLRNASGRQAGINFGADMRPFDFFHHSFNANRNLQLPRQFTERIGSINMGRVVNWSQQMDARFQTQRYGPWLNPNFSWSARYGQNNGPELSPSLEVRAITNSQTMSASWSLPFDQLKFPKNQPLAPSPPQPPGGRDSLAAGLSGGSRPTSSAPRGVPLWRRFMSRLGPVTTDASFASNSGHSRMRGTPDLFYLMGFKQDPGFSDTTNAVRADFGNRSDERTEWRAGGNTTLDLGFGATLLTRGDYSEVQSKSNGVPNKSNRIRFPELDFNYGRVPDLIGLKTFLVNPRLKTAYSRSQVIDFANSDQPTNVSSSSQWQPLIEVAGDLKNGTRALVRIERRITQTENRLIGHSIQTDRNTNLNFSLNRAYSKGQKVSILGKETTVRSNVNLGLSGAYERQSGETKQDGQVGVQNQVSRDRVSINAQGGYSFSNNLTGNLELGFGQNRNLVIGQVTRSVRVELRAQFTF is encoded by the coding sequence ATCACGCTGGGGCGCACCAACATCATCGAAGGCTCGGACGTGGTCACGATCAACGGACAGCCGCTGGCGAGGGGCCGCGACTACAACATCGACTACGACCTCGGGCGGGTGACGCTGATCCGCCAGCTCGGACCTTCCGACAATCTCAACATCGACTACTCCTACGCGCCGCTCTTCCAGCAGGCGGGGCGCACCTTGATCGGCAACGCCTTCCGCTGGGAAGGCCGCGACAAGAGCTTCGGCGGCGCCTTCATGTACGAGAGCAAGGGCGCCCAGGACCAGCGGCCGCGACTGGGCGAGGAGCCCTCGCGGGTCATGATCGGCGACCTGAACACGGAGTGGCGTTTCAAGCCGAGCTGGGTCACCCGGCTGGTCGATCTGCTGCCCCTGGTCCGCACCTCCACACCCTCCGAGCTGAACATCCAGGCCGAGGTGGGAGGGTCCCTGCCCAACCCGAACACCAAGAACGAGATCTTCATCGACGACATGGAAGGGGTGCGCGACGCGGTCTCCCTCTCGCTCGGCCCCCAGCGCTGGACGCTCACCAGCATTCCGCTGCGGGACCCCGGGACAACCCAGCTGATCGATGATCCCGCCCTGCCCGCCTTCCAGAAGAACGTCGAGCTCCACTGGTACTCGCCGCTCAACGTGGTCCACGAGCGCGACCTCAAGCCCACGCTCGACGATGCCCAGGGGGCCCAGAACTCCCGGCAGGTTCTGGCCCTTTCGCTGCCGAGGCGACCGAAAGCATACGAGCCTCCCGTCCAGCCGCTCTGGGCGGGGCTCACCTACCTCCTGGACCCGAACGGAATCGACCTCACCCGCTCGCAGTTCATCGAGCTCTGGGTGAACGACTTCCGTGACTTTCACAACAGCCGCGGCGCGTTCCCGGTCGACCGGGTCCGCGGCAAGCACGTGAAGCTCCACATCGATCTCGGGAGGGTCTCCGAGAACCAGCAGAGGGCGCCCAACATTCCGCCCAACACACAGCTTCTCGATTCGGAGGATCGCGCGCCCTACGACGATCAGCTGGTGGTGACGGACGAAAAGAACGAGGACACCGGGCTCGACAATCGGCTGTCCCCGGAGACGGCGCTCGATTTTCCTGGATCGCTTCCCGAGACATTGGCCGTCGCCCCGAACGAAGGGCCGGATCTCACGACCGTTACGTCGTTCGACCCTGAAGGGGACGACTTCGCCCAGCCGAATACGAACTACACGGACTGGGCCCCCCGGAAGTGGCGGTACACTAATGGAACCGAGGGGAACAAGAACATCCGGCCGCTGCCGGACTCGGAGAGCCTGGAAGGCGGCCGCACGTTGGACACCAAGCAGGACTACTACGAGTACACGATCGACCTGGGGGACAGCCTCCACCGCTACCTGGTGACCGAGGTCTACAGGCCCGGTGCAAGCTACCGCGACGGTGATCCGATCCCCATCGACAACGGCTGGCGCCGTTACCGCATCCCCATCGGCGATTCGCTGCGAACGACGTTCGGCGCTCCCGACCTGCGCCTTTCGAAGCACGTTCGCCTGTGGCTCGAGGACGTCACCGAGGTCGACCCCCCGGAACTTCCCGACGACAGCGAGGGCAAGCACGACGGGCGGCCGTTCCTCGTGATCGGAGGAATCGAGATCGTCGGCAGCCGGTGGGTGGCTTCCGACCTCGACACGAAAACGCGTGAGGGCGGGACCACGATGACGCTGAACAGCGTGAACAGCGTGGACAACGCCGACGTCTACGTTCCCCCCTTCGACCCGGGGGAGACCCGGAGCGGCAATCAGGAAGTCACCCGCCGCGAGCAGTCGATGGCCATGGAGTTCACCGAGCTGGCCTTCCCGGACACGCTCGAGGCCTACAAGACCTTCTCGCTCGACGAGGACTACAGCCGCTACGGGAAGCTCGACTTCTACGCCGCGGGATTCGAGATCGACGGCCCCGGCGGTTACGACCCGGTCGGGGACGCGCTCGACTACTTCGTGCGCTTCGCGTCGGACGAGAAGGGGACCAGCTACTACGAGTACCGTTCGCGCATGCCGCCCTCGTCCTCTCCGCAGCGCATCCAGTGGCGGCGCGTCACGCTCAACCTCACGGATCTCTCGAATCTGAAGCTCAACCCGGACTTTCCGACGACCGGGGAGATTCTCTACCGGGCGCCGGGCAAGCAGCCGGGAGAGGAATACGTCATCAAGGGCCGGCCGTCCTTCACCCGGCTACGGCGCATCTCGTTCGGCGTCATCAACAACTCGGGAAAACGGTTCCAGACCGGTCAGCTCTGGCTCGACGAGCTGCGCGGCGCGGACATCGCCAAGGACCCGGGGCGCGCGCAGCGCGTCAACGTCAATGGCCGGTTCGCCAACCTGATGACGTACAACCTCGCCTGGAACGGACGCGACGAGAACTTCCAGCAGGTGGGTGAGACGCGGGGCATCGGCAGCTCCAACAATCAGCTCAGCTTCCAGACCGGATTCGAGCTCCATCGCTTCTTCGAGTCCACGCGGATCCTGCTGCCCATCAACTACAGCTTCAACAGCAGCGGATCGAAGCCCCGCTACACGGCGGGCGACGACGTGGTGAGGACGGGCCCGCTGGCCGAAGCCAGCGACACGTACTCGGAGTCGCGGACGTATTCGGCGAGCTACTCGCGCGCCTGGAGCGACCGCATCAATCCTCTGGTCAAGCTCACGCTCGCCGGGCTGAGCGGCAACATCAGCCACGCCCGGACCGACAGCCGAAACCCGGTCACGACCGACGATTCGCGGTCGACGCAGGCGCAGGTCAACTACAGCGTCGCCCCGCGCCAGATGCTCAAGGTTCCGCTGCCCCTCACCAAGGCGAGCTTCTTCCCGCTGCCCGAGCGGTTCTACTGGAACTACTCCATGCAGGAGGCGCAAGGCATCAGCTTCCAGCGGCTGCCCGACAGCAACGGCGTGCGCATTCCGCTGCGCAATGCCTCCGGTCGTCAGGCGGGGATCAACTTCGGCGCCGACATGCGCCCCTTCGACTTCTTCCACCACAGCTTCAATGCCAACCGGAATCTCCAGCTGCCCCGGCAGTTCACCGAGCGCATCGGCTCCATCAACATGGGGCGCGTGGTGAACTGGAGCCAGCAGATGGACGCCCGCTTCCAGACCCAGAGGTACGGGCCGTGGCTGAATCCGAACTTTTCGTGGAGCGCGCGCTACGGCCAGAACAACGGGCCCGAGCTGTCTCCCAGCCTGGAGGTGCGCGCGATCACCAACAGCCAGACCATGAGCGCGAGCTGGTCGCTGCCCTTCGACCAGCTGAAGTTCCCGAAGAACCAGCCACTCGCCCCGAGTCCCCCTCAGCCGCCTGGGGGCAGGGATTCGCTGGCCGCCGGGCTTTCGGGAGGAAGCCGCCCGACGAGCTCCGCGCCTCGCGGTGTCCCGTTGTGGCGCCGGTTCATGTCGAGACTCGGTCCGGTGACCACGGACGCGTCGTTCGCCTCGAACAGCGGACACTCGAGGATGCGCGGAACGCCGGACTTGTTCTACCTCATGGGATTCAAGCAGGACCCCGGTTTCTCCGACACCACCAACGCGGTTCGGGCCGACTTCGGCAACCGCAGCGACGAGCGCACCGAGTGGCGGGCAGGGGGCAATACCACGCTGGATCTGGGCTTCGGCGCCACTCTGCTCACCCGCGGGGACTATTCGGAGGTGCAGAGCAAGTCGAACGGCGTGCCCAACAAGAGCAACCGGATCCGCTTCCCCGAGCTCGATTTCAATTACGGCCGCGTTCCCGACTTGATCGGCCTCAAGACATTCCTGGTGAACCCGCGGCTCAAGACGGCGTACAGTCGCTCGCAGGTGATCGACTTCGCGAACAGCGATCAGCCTACGAACGTGTCTTCGAGCAGCCAGTGGCAGCCGCTGATCGAGGTCGCAGGCGATCTGAAGAACGGGACTCGCGCGCTCGTGCGCATCGAACGCCGGATCACGCAGACCGAGAACCGCCTCATCGGGCACTCGATACAAACCGACCGCAACACCAACTTGAACTTCAGTCTCAATCGCGCGTACTCGAAGGGGCAGAAGGTGTCGATCCTCGGCAAGGAGACCACGGTGCGGAGCAACGTGAACCTCGGCCTTTCCGGGGCCTATGAGCGGCAGTCGGGCGAGACGAAGCAGGACGGACAGGTTGGCGTGCAGAACCAGGTCTCCCGCGACCGCGTCTCGATCAACGCGCAGGGCGGCTACTCCTTCAGCAACAACCTCACGGGGAACCTCGAGCTCGGCTTCGGGCAGAATCGAAATCTGGTGATCGGGCAGGTCACCCGCAGCGTGCGCGTCGAGCTGCGAGCGCAATTCACCTTCTAG
- a CDS encoding M28 family peptidase, producing the protein MRPRGRWAWVLTLAVLPSACADADFPVDGARAHRRVVFQVDAGPRIPGTPGHRAVRQWIAAELARLGGQVRLQTFVDSTLGAPESLTNLIGRWEPKRGADRPPLVLCAHYDTRHIADQDPDSARRGMPVPGANDGGSGVAVLLEVAELLAKRPPPRTIELVFFDGEDQGRTSQAETYSRGARGYAARLETKPRAAVLFDMVGDRDLAIHPEINSVERAASLASLVVTAARAVRAQHFFDEPRYHMTDDHIPLLDAGIPAVDVIDFDYPAWHTTQDLPDQVAPESLAEVARVAAWLVYQSPLAKAP; encoded by the coding sequence ATGCGGCCGCGCGGGCGCTGGGCGTGGGTCCTGACGCTCGCCGTCCTGCCCTCGGCCTGCGCCGACGCCGACTTCCCGGTCGATGGTGCGCGCGCCCATCGTCGCGTGGTGTTCCAGGTGGATGCCGGTCCGCGCATCCCCGGGACTCCAGGGCACCGCGCCGTGCGTCAGTGGATCGCCGCCGAGCTCGCCCGTCTTGGCGGCCAGGTGCGGCTCCAGACCTTCGTCGACTCCACGCTCGGCGCTCCGGAGTCGCTCACCAACCTGATCGGCCGCTGGGAACCGAAGCGCGGCGCCGATCGTCCGCCGCTGGTCCTGTGCGCGCATTACGACACCCGCCACATCGCCGACCAGGATCCCGACAGCGCGCGGCGAGGCATGCCGGTTCCGGGCGCCAACGACGGCGGATCCGGCGTCGCGGTGCTCCTCGAAGTCGCGGAGCTGCTGGCGAAGCGACCCCCGCCGCGGACCATCGAGCTGGTGTTCTTCGACGGCGAAGACCAGGGCCGGACCAGCCAGGCCGAGACGTACTCGCGCGGCGCGCGCGGTTACGCGGCGCGACTGGAAACCAAGCCACGCGCCGCCGTCCTCTTCGACATGGTCGGCGACCGCGATCTGGCCATCCATCCCGAGATCAATTCGGTCGAGCGCGCGGCGAGCCTGGCGTCGTTGGTGGTGACCGCCGCCCGCGCGGTGCGCGCGCAGCACTTCTTCGACGAGCCGCGCTATCACATGACCGACGACCACATCCCGCTCCTGGATGCCGGGATCCCGGCGGTCGACGTCATCGACTTCGATTATCCCGCCTGGCACACCACCCAGGATCTTCCCGATCAAGTCGCGCCGGAGAGCCTGGCCGAGGTCGCCCGCGTGGCGGCCTGGCTGGTCTACCAGAGCCCGCTCGCCAAAGCCCCATAG
- the nusA gene encoding transcription termination factor NusA yields MNYEILDALSQITREKSVDRALLVETLEQGLASAVRKKHGATADVEVKFANDTGSISVALRKTVVETIEDSALQLTVEQARTFKPDARVGDILTFPLSIAEFGRNAIQTAKQVLIQRVREAERERVYKEYADKIGILVRGVVQQVDRGNVIVKLDHSEGFLPAREQIPRSYHRQGDYVRAVVIAVDKSAKGPQVILSRTHPDFLRRLFESEVPEIAESIVEIKAVAREAGFRSKISVYSTDPRVDAVGSCVGLKGSRVQSIVRELGGERIDIVPWSQDPTVFVSRALSPAKVMDVKVHDEDKRMLVVVADDQLSLAIGKGGQNARLAARLTGWKIDLVSKSDQKKREEIQKSTRVEVEKLELGEATTEKLISAGIETVQELVAASLQHLTEIPGIGEKTAERILAAGHEYLAAHPVAPPAAELEFTPEMEAQAAPAETEAEADRPVESASPAEDGAAPVATPAEEQEGEVRG; encoded by the coding sequence ATGAACTACGAGATTCTCGATGCGCTGAGCCAGATCACGCGCGAGAAGAGCGTGGACCGCGCCCTCCTGGTGGAGACGCTGGAGCAGGGGCTGGCCTCGGCCGTGCGCAAGAAGCACGGCGCGACGGCGGACGTCGAAGTCAAGTTCGCGAACGACACCGGCTCGATCTCGGTGGCGCTGCGCAAGACCGTGGTCGAGACCATCGAGGATTCGGCATTGCAGCTGACCGTCGAGCAGGCCAGGACGTTCAAGCCGGACGCGCGCGTGGGCGACATCCTGACCTTCCCGCTCTCGATCGCGGAGTTCGGACGCAATGCCATCCAGACCGCGAAGCAGGTGCTCATCCAGCGGGTGCGCGAAGCCGAGCGGGAGCGTGTCTACAAGGAGTACGCGGACAAGATCGGCATCCTGGTGCGCGGCGTGGTCCAGCAGGTCGATCGCGGCAACGTCATCGTCAAGCTCGATCACTCGGAGGGCTTCCTGCCGGCGCGGGAGCAGATCCCGCGCTCGTATCACCGCCAGGGCGATTACGTCCGCGCGGTGGTGATCGCGGTCGACAAGTCGGCGAAGGGCCCGCAGGTGATCCTGTCGCGCACGCATCCCGATTTCCTGCGCCGGCTCTTCGAGAGCGAGGTGCCGGAGATCGCCGAGAGCATCGTCGAGATCAAGGCGGTGGCGAGGGAAGCCGGGTTCCGCTCGAAGATCTCGGTGTACTCGACCGACCCGCGGGTCGACGCGGTGGGCTCGTGCGTCGGTCTCAAGGGCTCGCGCGTGCAGAGCATCGTGCGGGAGCTGGGCGGCGAGCGCATCGACATCGTGCCCTGGTCGCAGGATCCCACGGTGTTCGTGTCGCGCGCGCTGTCGCCCGCCAAGGTCATGGACGTCAAGGTGCACGACGAGGACAAGCGCATGCTGGTGGTGGTCGCCGACGACCAGCTCTCGCTGGCGATCGGCAAGGGCGGCCAGAACGCGCGCCTCGCCGCGCGGCTGACCGGGTGGAAGATCGACCTGGTCTCCAAGTCCGACCAGAAGAAGCGCGAGGAGATCCAGAAGTCGACGCGCGTCGAGGTCGAGAAGCTCGAGCTCGGCGAAGCCACCACCGAGAAGCTCATCAGCGCCGGCATCGAGACGGTGCAGGAGCTGGTCGCGGCTTCGCTGCAGCACCTGACCGAGATTCCGGGCATCGGCGAGAAGACGGCGGAGCGCATCCTGGCCGCCGGTCACGAATATCTGGCGGCCCATCCCGTGGCGCCGCCGGCGGCGGAGCTCGAGTTCACACCCGAGATGGAGGCTCAAGCGGCCCCTGCCGAGACGGAGGCCGAGGCCGACCGTCCGGTGGAGAGCGCGAGCCCCGCCGAAGACGGCGCGGCGCCGGTGGCGACCCCTGCCGAGGAACAGGAAGGGGAAGTCCGTGGCTAA